From the genome of Streptacidiphilus sp. PB12-B1b:
CAGCGAGACGTCCAGGTCGAGGTCCTCCATCTGGTCCAGGCCGCCGCCGAGGCGGTAGGCGTCCACATGGACCAGGGCCGGGCCGCCGGTCAGCGAGGGGTGCACCCGGGCGATGACGAAGGTGGGCGAGGTGACCGCGCCGCGCACGCCCAGGCCCTCGCCGAGGCCCCGGGTGAGCGTGGTCTTGCCCGCGCCCAGCTCTCCGGAGAGGAGCACCAGGTCGCCCGGGCGGAGCAGGGCGGCCAGGGCGCGGCCGAGATCCCGCATGGCTTCCGGGTCGGAGACGGTGAGCCGCATGGGGGTCCTTTCAGGTGGGACGGCGCGGGCGGTCAGGCCCGCGCCTCCGGGGTGTCGGGGGTCGCCGGGCCGGTCCCGGGGCCGGGTTCAGGGTCGGGTTCGGGGTCCGGGTCGGGTTCGGGGTCCGGGTCGGTTGCGGGAGCGGCGTCGGACGGCACGACTTCGGCCGTCCCGGCCAGCTCGCGGACGGACTGCGGCAGCGGCGCGCCGGACCGCCGGGCGGCCTGCTCCAGCAGCACCGCCAACCGGCCGTTGACCAGCTCCGGGCACTCCAGCATGACCAGGTGCCCGGCGTCCTGGACGACGGCCAGCTCCGCGCCGGGCAGCTCGGCGGCGATCACCTCGCTGTGCGAGGGTGGCGTCAGCAGGTCGCGGGTGCCCACCAGGACCAGCGCCGGGAGGTCCCGGAAGGCCGCCAGCGCCGCGACCTTCTCGTGCAGGTCGAAGGCGGGGAAGAACTCGGCGACCACGTCGATCGGGGTGGACTCCAGCATCCGCTGGGCGAAGCGCTCCAGGGCCGGGTCGACCTGCTCGGTGCCGAAGGAGTACTTGCGGTACAGCGCCGAGGTCAGCTCGCTGCCCAGGCGGCGGGTGCGCTCCACCAGCTCGGCCTGCCTGCCGAGCGCGCGCAGTACCCCGGGGGCGACCCGGTGCAGCATCTTGGCGCCGTAGGAGGGCAGGCCCAGGCTGTTGCCGCTCCAGCCGCCCGCCGTGGTGCCGATGAACGCGACGCCCGCGACCCGCTCGCGGACCAGCTCGGGGTACTGGTCGGCGAGGGCCATCACGGTCATGCCGCCCATGGAGTGGCCCACCAGCACCAGCGGGCCGGTGGGGGCGACGGCGTCGATCACGGCCTTCAGGTCGCCTCCGAGCTGGTCGATGGAGGCGGGCTCACCTGCGGTCTGGGAGCGCCCGCGCTCGGAGCGGCCGTGGCTGCGCTGGTCCCACAGCACCAGCCGCAGGCCGTCCTGGAAGGCGGCGCGCTGGAAGTGCCAGCTGTCCTGGTTCAGGCAGTAGCCGTGGCAGAAGACCACGGTCAGCGGCGGGGTGGGGGCCAGCCCCAGCCAGCTGCCGACGGCCCCGGACAGCACACCGCCCAGCGGCCCGCCGCCGCGCGCGGACGCGGGAGCGGGGCCCGGCGCGGCACCGCGCAGCCGCCCCAACCACCCCCGCCGCCCGTCCTCAGCCCCATCGGCCCCGGCCCCGGCGGCCCCATCCGCAGCGGCGGCACCGTCACCGACGCCGTGC
Proteins encoded in this window:
- the tsaE gene encoding tRNA (adenosine(37)-N6)-threonylcarbamoyltransferase complex ATPase subunit type 1 TsaE; protein product: MRLTVSDPEAMRDLGRALAALLRPGDLVLLSGELGAGKTTLTRGLGEGLGVRGAVTSPTFVIARVHPSLTGGPALVHVDAYRLGGGLDQMEDLDLDVSLPESVIVVEWGEGKVEELSDSRLEVRIERALGGEDPPADDAADPRTVTLTGLGERWAGADWEPLRADRV